From a single Papaver somniferum cultivar HN1 unplaced genomic scaffold, ASM357369v1 unplaced-scaffold_19, whole genome shotgun sequence genomic region:
- the LOC113338931 gene encoding multiple inositol polyphosphate phosphatase 1-like, translating into MTKFHFLVLIGMVNVLWIFLCYVSLLKSDTVEGFDVRKHLSTVTSYAVGKELTNDGFMSSSIPNGCTPIHLNLVARHGTRSPTKKRIRELDRLASHLEDLVNDAKDAAEKGKLSLERVPAWIQGWQSPWKGRKKGGELISKGEDELYNLGIRIRERFGDLFSEEYHPDVFTIKATQVPRASASAVAFGMGLFAERGNLGPGKHRAFSVTSESRASDLLLRFFDTCETYKQYRKNQEPTVLKLKQPILDQISSALVSRYQLNFTTQDAASLWFLCKQEASLLEVTDQACGLFTPSEVSLLEWTDDLEVFMLKGYGKSVNYRMGLPLLRDVVDSMEQAIKAKEEHRVAGTFEKARLRFAHAETVVPFSCLLGIFLEGAELARLKHEQALELPPKPPQKRNWRGSVVAPFAGNNMLVLYNCPTKQTSKYYVQVMHNEVPVPLPGCDGSDFCSFENFKEKIVNPHLQHNYNSVCSAKLEEPETLSFATNSAI; encoded by the exons ATGACCAAATTtcattttttggttttgattggaaTGGTTAATGTTCTTTGGATATTCCTCTGTTACGTATCCTTATTGAAATCTGATACAGTGGAAGGATTTGATGTAAGGAAACATCTCTCTACGGTTACAAG CTATGCTGTTGGGAAAGAACTCACTAATGATGGATTCATGTCTTCTAGTATCCCAAATGGATGCACTCCTATTCACTTAAATCTTGTG GCAAGACACGGAACTCGTTCTCCTACCAAGAAAAGGATTAGAGAGTTAGATAGATTGGCGAGTCACTTGGAAGATTTAGTGAATGATGCAAAAGATGCGGCAGAAAAGGGCAAGTTATCTCTTGAAAGAGTCCCTGCCTGGATACAGGGATGGCAATCTCCTTGGAAAGGAAGGAAAAAAGGTGGAGAGTTGATTTCTAAAGGGGAGGATGAACTATATAATCTTGGGATTAGAATCAGAGAAAGATTTGGAGATTTATTCAGTGAGGAGTATCACCCAGACGTGTTCACTATAAAAGCAACTCAA GTTCCTCGGGCATCAGCTAGTGCAGTGGCATTTGGCATGGGTCTATTTGCGGAGAGAGGTAATCTGGGACCAGGGAAGCATCGAGCATTTTCTGTAACCAGTGAGAGCCGTGCAAGTGATTTATTACTGAGGTTTTTCGATACTTGTGAAACTTACAAG CAATACAGGAAAAATCAGGAACCTACTGTCCTAAAACTAAAGCAACCCATCTTGGATCAAATTTCCTCTGCCTTAGTGAGTCGGTACCAGCTGAACTTTACAACACAGGATGCTGCTTCCCTCTGGTTTCTGTGTAAGCAG GAAGCATCCTTGCTGGAGGTAACTGATCAAGCTTGTGGCCTCTTTACCCCTTCTGAG GTTTCTTTGCTGGAGTGGACTGATGATTTGGAGGTATTCATGTTGAAGGGTTATGGTAAATCAGTGAATTATCGAATGGGATTACCACTGCTTCGAGATGTTGTTGACTCCATGGAACAAGCTATAAAGGCTAAAGAAG AGCACCGTGTTGCTGGCACTTTCGAGAAAGCAAGACTACGATTTGCTCATGCCGAAACCGTTGTACCATTTTCGTGTCTGCTTGGAATCTTTCTTGAAGGAGCTG AGTTGGCAAGATTAAAACACGAGCAAGCCTTGGAACTACCTCCAAAGCCTCCTCAGAAAAGGAACTGGAGAGGTAGTGTGGTGGCACCTTTTGCTGGGAACAATATGCTGGTTTTGTATAATTGTCCGACCAAACAGACATCCAAGTATTATGTGCAAGTGATGCATAACGAAGTTCCAGTTCCCTTGCCA GGTTGTGATGGTTCTGATTTTTGCTCATTTGAAAATTTTAAG GAAAAGATCGTCAATCCCCATCTGCAGCACAACTACAATTCAGTCTGCAGTGCAAAATTAGAAGAACCAGAAACACTCTCCTTTGCTA CCAATTCTGCTATCTAG